The segment aaatattatccgAATTTTCTTACCGTAAATGTTATTGTAGATGAAAAACCAGGAACAAAAGGAATAACATTATCAGAAGTTCTTGAAAATTAATCAACTGAATATACTAGAAGAAcgaatatattaaatgtattaGCAATAGACTTCACATTTACAAGATTACGAAATATTTTCAAGACTCAAGAATTcgcaataaaatataacttgGCAATTGAAAAATggtttgatattttaaaattgtccGAAACAGGATTTGTTAATGATAATGGAAAATTTGTTGACAAGATAATTTCAATGACATGGAACTACTGCACGATATCAGGAAAAGGAACTTATATAAATTCTCACATCGACTATGGGGGTGCATctgtataaatttatttggtTTTTGGATCAAAAACATGGTGGTTAATTCTATCAACAAATTACATTATCGTTATGTATGAACAACATTTTAAAGATACATCTTCAGAAAAAGAATCTTTAGCAAATCTTGTTGAAGATTGTTGcagaataattaaaaaaagcaaAACAGTCATTTTATCTTCTTGCTAAGTGGATTTATGCTGTTTATACAAATGAAGATTCGTTAATGATTGGTcacaattttattacaattgcTTTATTGGAAAcgagtaaaaatattattaaattcaaaaatcGTTTACGTGCCAAAACCGCTTACAAGTACCGATATATAAAAGTGTTTATGTGGTATATGTAGTTGAATATATAAGAGAAGTTACTGAACTCGATTTTATTAAACACAATgagtataaattatttgaaacttgtaaaataattttaaaaaacgtggaaaaatttgtaaaaaaaaataagaaaaaattgacAATATAATAGAGTTATgaataatacaaatataataaatgactTGAAAAGTGGTTTGTTTtgatcaaataaaataaaaactacaTTTGCTGAAAATTTGGtgaactttaaaaaaatgaataaatggTTCAAGTATGAATTCGAAAGTTATAAAAGCCTTTTTCAaaacatcaaaaaaaaacttatctGACAAACATAAACCCGTTGAAATTGTTCGAAAAAATGAATTGctttatgtttttaaaaaaatattagaaatcGCTATGAAAGAAACAAATAAGaaaatagaagaaaaaaataatagatataattttgttatgcGAAAATGCATACTTTTATTTGGCAACCATAACGACTgacttaaaatattataatttggGGTCTATATAGTCATAGGAGACGGTGCCTCTTAACGTCCCTCATATAAGCTTTATAATTAAAGCTGacgtaaaaaaaaaaatttttaataacaattatgataaaaaaatttactgcGGCGCGgcttattatattattcaaaaGGGTCCTGCAAAGGTTTAAGGTTACTTTACTGATTGGAGTTGTGTttcatatattaatttatatatatatgttatttattgccaaatttttatttttttttgtattatttctAATGTATTTTAGccaaaaataaagttttttatagtattattTGTGTTAATCATGTATTAAATTATGTCGCTTAATTATGTTCAATTATTATTCACCATGTATCCTGATTTATATTCTTATGTTAATTTAAGTGTTGTTACAGATAACATGCTACCAGTTGATGCCAAGATTGAAATAACTTTCAATAACTATCGTATGGGATTCATCGAGGCCTTGATAATACTGATAGTAGTTATGTGGAGCTGTGGCGGCGGAATTATGTATACCAGAAAGAGACATCGTAGttacaaaaagaaaattgaAGCTATTTTAAGAAATCCATTTGCAGCCACTCTCAGCTATCCTCCATCGAAAGAAAACATTGAAGAGGGAGAGCTTCGTATAGAGGAGGTATAGGATTTGATAGTAAGTTGAATGGTATGAAGTGATGTCTATTTGTAGGTAtgccaattttttttttgttatatgtTTTGTTGTTCTTTTGTTTGTTTTTCTTATGTATACGTGGAATATTGGATCAATGGACTATGtggtataaaaaatattggatCTCTGAATTACTGTtggttatttttaaatgttgttAATTGTTCTATAGTTTGTTTAAATAGTTAATAAAGAgtgctaaaaaaaaattttgtttgttattataaaaattagaagGGTTAATGTTGagtttaagaaaaataaaaaaattgttgataattttgaattattgTTATGGTATCAATGTTTCTAATGCATGTAGGcgagagaaaaaaaaaattgtttattggTTAGCGATTACTTGTAGATGATGTTTTCTAGGTCGGCCACGTTTCTTTCGAATCGCTGTTTCCGTTGATGGCTCTGATGTTGTTTTTTCGTTATTGTAAAGTTTCTTAGGTCTTCATCTCTTTTTCGATGATTGAATTAACTTAATAATGTCTGTAGCTATTGGTTTTTCCGTAGGGTGAGGTTCAATATCTTGGTCATTGTCGTGTATTACGGAGAAACTTTTTGGGACCAATTTCAGTAGACGGGCATTAGTCTTGAATGTGGATTCAATACGTCTTCCTTTTGAAGAAATTTTCTGTATGAGATAAGAATCTCCATGAATGTGTTCAATTATTTCATAGGGGCCATCGTATTGAGCACTGTTTTTATGCGCTGTCGGATTGCGGCGAAAAACAATGGTTCCAACAGGGATTGTTGTGTGTTAGTGTACAATGTTACAACAGGTTTATATAAGTCTGGCAATGAGAAGACAACCTTCATTGGCGTAGTATGTATGATTACGGAATCTGGTAATACTAATTAATAAAAGgtattattaatgaaatacAAGATTAGGAAAGAAGATGAAACTAGTATAAGTGAATAAAGATGGATTGTATAGACAAGAGATTGattataatgaataaaaagtATGTAGCAGTGACCTTCAAATGTAATAAAACTAATTGCTATGtctatgaaaaaaaagaaaaatatgtCACGAATGAAGTTTAAAAGTAGATAGGTGATTGATATGAATTACGGTGTCTTGACAgtggaagaaaaaaaaaaaaagaaaatcgTACTAACAGGATATCAATTCGTATGTTATATGAAGTTACCGGTGTGCTCCACACTCCTGAGGTGAATATACTAATATCATTAGAGTGATTGCACGGGCATGCCATCCGAAGGATGGGATGTCGTGTGATCACCATTACGCGTCTATTTTCTGCAGAAAAACATGTTCACCAAGAGTGCATCTATACATGTAGACAAATCGTTTCAAGTGATCAAGTTGAGGAAATGTCTCTAGACGAGGGGTACACGTAGGGTACCGAGAGAAGGCTAATATAAACGAATCAAAATCTCTTATAAGAGGAGAAATCATAAAAAGAACTACGGCTTAAAAGTTACCAAGCGGCACAATCGATGGATCTGACAACTGGGAGTCGGATATTCTGTATGAAATCCATAACAGGAGGGTATGTTACTTGACCATAGTGTAGCGGTTCCGAATATAATCGGTGGAACCTCCATGTTATGCGAAAATGCATACTTTTATTTGGCAACCATAACGACTgacttaaaatattataatttggGGTTTATATAGTCATAGAAAGCGGTGCCTCTTAACAATTTCttaattgaaattttaaataataaagcgGCCGTAgcacttaaaaaaaaaacgaaataaggtaaaaagaaaaaagaatatttttgcAAATATGTATGAACTGAAAGAAGATATTAGAAACAATTACTCTTTCTTTTCAGTTCTTTTTTCAacaactatttttataatgtctATCGGATACCCTTTTGCAAAAATATAGTGGTATGTGAATTCTTCCTTTCTATTTCAAAGAGAGAAAAACCGCTTATTATGGatctttttatatcattctaatgcaagtaaaaaaaacctaaataatttttttaaattttataaatgattaaaaatatatttttattgaccAGTATTTCTGATATGGCCAGAAGTAGAATCTCTCAATCCGTCTCTTAAAGGTGCACTAATTAAACAAAcactttattaaaattttataattttaacaatataataaaaaaaaacgtttttcttttctagaaaaaaaaattaaaaaagttaaaatgtCAATCTAACTTACtattaacaattaattaaCTATTTGTTCAggacaattaaataattaaaacaattccaagtatgaaattttatataactcTAAAATGGATACGaattaataacttttctAGAAAAGAGGAAACTAAACAcaattactataaaaaatttacaataattttaaaaataagaaattcatattttttaagtctttttaaaaaatttttatactaaagaGATGAAAGAACCTTTCTTTCAGGGTCACAAtacagttaaaaaaaatagcgTTAAGATATAGTTATTTGAATATATTGTTACAATATAATACTCCAAGgtactataaaaatttgactAAAATTACCAATTTGGGcaataatacaataaatagttaaatttaatttcgTAGACGGCAGTTTTCtctctatttttttaaattttagcgtctattttaaatgattaaaattaaattttatttatttaactgACAACATttccattaaaatattaaatgtattgATTCCACAATTGATCACCGGCTCATCCGAGCAACACTAAAAATGAATCAAGAGGCAGACAGAAGCAAAATGTTTCAAACACAAAGACTAAAGAAgacaaaattaaatgaagaCATTTTAAAACAAGCTGTAATTAACACAGAATGGCAACTTGAAGGAATATTAGAAGAAAAGACAAACACATTAACCGAAACTTTAATAGAACTTCAAAAAACAGCAACAACTCCAGCTGTTGGTGTTAGAAAAGAATGGATGTCTCCCCAAACACTTGAAAACATTACAAAACGGCGAAAGATGGAGCATACCAAAAATAATCACTTGGAATATTTACTTCTCAGCAAACTTATACGTCTGAAGGTTATAGAAGAGTACAATACATACAAACTTAAAAAACTTCAAGAGGTAActctacaaaaaaaagtctGAAAAAATGCAAACAAGATTTAACAAACGCTAGAAAAATGATGGTGACACTAAAGAAACCAGATGGAAGCAATTCCAAGACCAGAAAGGAAACAGAAGAAGTATGCAAATGTTTTTACACCGATCTTTTTAactcaaaaaaatatatacaagaAAAAAGGATAACAATGAAGAAATTCCTTCAATACTGACATCCGAAATCAAGTATGCTTTGTAAAACACAAAAAATAGAAAAGCACCTGGCCCGGACAAAATTACGAATGAGACATTAAAAGCGGGTGGCATATATCTATGGAGAATACTGGCAGAATTGTTCACAGAATGCTTGAAAaccaaaaaaatttcaattttgtAGAAAACGTCAAAAAcagttttttttgttttaaaaaggTGACCATGAGGACataaaaaactataaatCAATATGCCTCCTCTTCTATATCTACAAACTTTTTACAAAGATTATACAAAAAAGCATCACAAGAAAATTAGATGAAGCACAACCCAGAAAACAGGCCGGGTTTAAAAGTGGCTACTCGACAATAGACCATACCCTCAACCAAACTCTGGAAAGAGCCGAAGAATATAAGCTCCCTCTTGTACTGACCTATATCGACTACAAAAAAGCATTTGACAGCGTTGAAATCAATGCCGTTATTAATGCTATCAGCAAGCAAGGAATTCAAAAACAATACGTCAAGCTTCTAAAAGACATTAATCGAGAATGCAACacaacaattaaaatattccaCAAAAAGCTACAAATACCAGTAAAAAGAGGAGTCTGCCAAGGTGATACTATATCACCTAAACTCTTTATAGCAGTAATAGAAGAAGTTTTCTCAAAATTAGATTGGactaaaaaaagaatactTATAGATGGAGAACAATTAACTCATCTACGATTTGCTGACGATATCGTTCTAATCACACATACAATGGAAGAAGCTGAACAAAACTTAAATGAACTAAATCGTTTAAGCGAAGAAATTGGGCTTCGAATAAACAGAAAGAAGACACAAGTTCTTAGAAACAAGACTAGTTTACAAAAAGAGTTTAATAGCATAGTGAAATTAAGCGAAGAAAGTATTGAAGAAGTAAATAATTACACATACCTTGACCAACAAATCAACAATGACCACAACCAAGATGAAGAAATCAGCCGAAGAAGAATAGCAGGATGGCGAGCGTTCAGAAGAATATCCGAAGTCATGAAAAAACTAAAAGACTACAAAGTCAGAACTCAACTCTTCAACAGTATGGTTCTTCCAGCTATGTTATATGGCTGCAAAACTTGGAATCTGAGAAAGTCTGATAGAGAAAAGTTAGAAGTAACACAACGTGCAATGGAGAAAAGAATTCTCGGAGGCACCAAAAGAGATGAGATCTACAATGAAGACCTAAGGAAACAAACGAACTTCAACGACATTGTACAGTCTGCCTTAACAAACAAACTAAGATGGGCTGGTCATATAGCAAGAAGAATGGATAACAGATGGACACAGAAAACGACTTTCTGGAGGCCATATGATTTGACCAGACCACTTAAATGACCTAAAATTAGATAGCGAAACGACCTGAAAAAAGTTGAAGAAACTACGGGAACCAAATGGTACAGATAGGCACACGATAGAGACAAATTCAAAGAAATAATCAAAACATCTATATTTGAGGCTCAGCAGCCACCACCACATCGAGAACCCCTACGTAAAGTGAAAAACCAAAGCAAGGAAAGACCGAACTGAGCAATCTTGTAATCTTGTTTATAACAAACggttttaattatttaatttctatttttatttctttatatcgttttatattacatggaatttctttatttattaataataattgtttattttaagaaaatgaaaaaaattatattctaTAATTGTAATGAAAGCGAAGACAATAAAGAAAATggtttttcaaaaatttcatattatGATGATCTTTTggatattattaaaatacgATTGAATTCAATGATggttataaaaaatgtaaataaggTTATTCAAAATTGtcaaaaagaagaaattgataaatcttctttaaaagatttcaaaaaaataatcgtGATGCTTTATTACGATCTTCAAATTGCAGAATCTATTGGAAAAAGAtctgataaatataaaatatttatctatattGTCGAAAAATTTTCgctaaaaaaatcaaaagaaTTAATGACTTCAGCTCAACTTCGATCAAGAATTACTAGCCGTAATTCATGTAACCAAAAAACTGGAAAAAATCATAATTGAATACTTATGAACAAAACTAAATATTGATCAGTTTGAAAGATTTATTTCAGaagaaaaaaacaaaaatgaaGTTAAAAGTTATTTGGAAGATGAATTttcaagaaaatttaatattaaaaaaaagaatgaaataaaaaaaaggtatatgaatcttttcaaatattataaaaaaaaagctaaaaaacaaaatttgcAATCAGTTAGTGAAAACGCTACTGATTTCAGGCTATTACTTAATGAATTAGGAATAGAAAAGTTAATGCTACCAACAAAAATTTTGACTAatgaattagaaaaaaaattatcattaacaaaaaaaaatggagtattttatatttttataaaaaacaatgaatttgaaaattatcAATGTCCAAAAGAAgcattttataatttaatgctCTTGGTATCTACTTCAAAAATGGAAAATTCACTaacattatcaaaaataatgtCATTGTTTGGATTGGTTTTTGAAGCAGAagaaaacaaattttttggGAAATAAACTTAAATATCATGACAGATCCATTTCTGTATTCaagaaaagtaaaaaatttattagtttttaatttttttttattgtataaattttgtattattattattatttgcttaaattttttattgttttatttaataaaatttattttctaatttctttatttaaaattaaaataaatttacaattaaaaagcattaaacataataaataagtaaattgttaattttaaatttttttatcatttgacAAGTTGGAAAAACGTATTGTCAGAAAAATTACCTCTTAATTGGTAAACAACGGAAAAAAAATGTGCATAGGGTTGTAAGTGAACTGAGCTAGGAAAGCTACAGGGTTTCAATGCACATAAATTTCCACGAAAAATCTTCTATTTAAGTTTTAAGCTTAATTTTAGAATGAAATACGATTTCTAGACAATTCTTGATAGCAAtctaaatagtaaaaataaaaatttatattgatttaattttgtttcatTGATGTTAATATAGCAAAATAATTAGACCaaataaattcaaaaataagGAATAACCATTTCTTctttataatacaaatattttcaaaaaaattataattttttactgttgaaaaaattattattaaaaacaaaagatTTGTTTACTTTTGAAGAAAGaatttttacaaaacttattgtttcttatttaaaaggagaaaactttaaaaatttttattctttaattttcttgttttttatttaaatttaataattttacattagacaaaaattttattatttttttttaattttttttacgcttcttaaataataaagacattttaatatttaaagagtAACTTAATATGAAACTTTATTATGCGACAGTCAAATTAAGAGTCTAGTACTCTACTGATTAAGTTAACGAAGCTAAAGTTTTGAAAATCATTCttccttatttttttttttattattataattcaaTTATTTACATAACCTCAAGAAGTtgcaattaaaaaaaaaacattttcacattttaaaatttctattgtATACTTTTGCAAACATATctaaaaaaactaaatacaaatatttgttaaataattaaattcaaataaaaaatatatattattatatacaaaaatacacttatatatataaaattatatagctttttaaaaatattatttttatacaaaaattttaaaaaagttcaTCTCGTagctttattattattattttaaaagatttttttgaaagtggtatataagtaaaattttattagtttaaGAACCAGTATAAAATGaaagaatattaatatataattttaatataaatccCCTACTTTCAAGCTTAGTTAAGCTAAATCCTATTTAACTACTTCCCTATCCATATTTGAAGTGGAATCAGAGTGTTAAACTTTCTCAATTAAATATCTATGtattactataaaattaCGATCTCTAACCTGTAGTATTCTTACACATTTTACTGAGACAGATAGTACcttttatttctttctttCATATATTGGCTGCAACTTGAATGAAACTTCAGGTTTCATTGGTGAGAATTTCAAAACAGTATCTACGATGTTCAAGTCAACATATACAAATTAAGTTAATTTaccattaaattttttatcagttCACATTTCATGCaaatattcataaatttCTTTCATTTGACTTACAAAATGTTCCATAGTCGgcattttttcaattaaaacaTATTGTTTCATACTAGCTAATAAACTAACCGGCAATACTGGTTCTCTAGTATTGGTTAAATAAAAAGGAGAATAACCTGTTTTGCTACAAGTACTTATATTCAAAGTAAATTCAGCCATTCTTAAAGTGATATTCCAATTTGAAGAATTTTTAGCACATATTTTAAACAGAGTTTGTTGAGCactaattatatatatttccaCTTAACTATTCCCAGTATGAtggtacaaaaaaaaatgtatccAATTTAACATTAATGTTCTTTAACCAAGATTTTAACTgttcatttttaaagttcCCAGAATTACTACACCTGACAGTATGATAGTAACCATATTGTAGGAATACTCTCTTCCAAAGTTTCATTGACATTTTATCTAACTGATAGTTTtatgattttattaaagttaCCATTATTGTAAATGCATCAACAGTTTACATAATGTATTTGTTACCTCTGGACGTTTCATTTAACATTCCCATAATATTCAAAGCAAGTAATTGTCTAGAATCTGTTACAATAATAGGTGTTTGAACTATCTTTTTTCTATGATTTCTTTGCTTGCTTGACAAGTAAAACACGATTTCAACATTTTGATAACTTTGCTACTAACATTTACAATTTCAGTTTTATTCCAGTAATTTTGAATGAGATGTAAGATTTTATTGTAATCTATGTGACAATGATGCTCATGAATCCACTGCAAAAGTTGTTACTCATTTAATTTATCCATTTTCACAAAATTTGGAATGATTTTAGCTAtcactttattttttttttcaagaaaGTTGACTTTTCTTGatcttcctttttttttaaactatttcattattattatcagtTACTGAATTTCTAACTTCTATaactaatttttcatttgatTCTGAACTATCagactttatttttataagattttttttttcctttgaGACTTCGTCTTTTACagaatcatttttttttatttgtaactGACATTCTAACTCTACTAAATTATTCTTCTCTTATAAGCAAAATTGGTTTCTAGAATTTCGTCAATGTTGAATTTTTGGAAAAAATTGCTATCACTTACAACATTATTTACACATAAAAAGCGTATACATGCTCTACTTATGGTATCAGCCAgttgattatttatttctggTATACATTCTACCTTTGTATTAAATTGCATAATTTGTGAAATatgttacaataaaaaaaaatgattgcTATTTTTTAAAGCCCCAATCAATAGCTTATGATCTGTTCATATGTTTATAATTTgatttctaataatataacGAAAATGCTCCAAAGCAGCTGATATTGCTTTTACCTCTATATCAATGCCACACAAAAAcattctttcttttttagacttatattattttgtttgattataattattcaattttaCTAAACCTAGagaatttttatactttttccTTAATTGAATTGATCAACTGAAGAAACCTACTAGAACATAATCACTTTGTTGCAGCAAAACCGCTGCCATATACCGCTAGATGTATAAAACACAAGAATAAAATCTTTATCATCACATGcatgtaaattttaacaagCATTAGCTACCGTTTGTTTTGTAACTTCAAAAGCTTCTGAAATTTCTTTTGTAAGAACAAAATCACATTTCATGTTCATAACCTGACACACTGGTCTGGTCGCCACCATCAGACTTGTAATATGGTCTCGAAACCATGATACAGTTCTATAAATCTCTAAATAGCTATATAGTTTCTAAGATTCGATATTTTAGCCAAGATTTTATTGTTGATGTATTTGGCATTATCTCCATTTGATTTATTACATGACCCAAAAGCCATTATACTTTTACAAGcaaaataacatattttttgcATTCGCGGTAATGTTAAATTTCTTCAAACATTGACAAAACTGTAtcacaaaaaattttatgctGTTCATAATTTCCGActttagtaataataaaatcatcTATATAAGTTTTAGCTTTTGTGtctattaaaactttttctgATATTCATCAAGCATATGCACAAGCATTTTTTAATCCAAAAACTAATCTATTGAACTGCCATTTTTTACCTTGAGTATCCTCAAATGCTATATACTTACCCTCTTCAGTATCAAtcattaaatgtaaaaaataaagtttaggTCTAAAATGGTCATCCATTTTGCATTTTTCATACTGTTCAACATTTCCTTTATTTTCGGAGGTGAAAACATGAAATATCTATAAAGAGTATTAACCGATTTTGCATCTATCACTAATCTAATTGAATTCTCTTTTGGAACTGTTAACAAGTTAAGTAAAGTTTTCGACTATTTTAATTCACTGATTATTTCTTTTCTTGCCTAATCATCCACAATTATTTGAGCTTAATTTTTATACCCTGAATCAATTGGATATCAATTGAAATGAAGAATCTCTCgaaatttatatttgaatttAGGTAGTGTTATCGTGCATTTCTCCATACTTTTGAAAAGTTTTGGAAAACTTAtcataactttttttctCAAATTGCTATGAACTATCCATTTATCTTACTTGACTATCTTCACTTTCAATTATGAagtatatacatttttaatgaGCATTAGTAATTATCTTTTTCGCCTGAAATTCAATTATTGCTTCAACTGACTGAAGTATATCAGATCCAACAGTCATGTGGTATTTTTTACTAGCATCATTCACTGCCATAAATACTTCTTTACACACATCTGTATTCACATTTATCTTAAACTTCGCATTAATTTTAAGAGTTTCTTGAAGTTGTGTAATTTCAACATTTGCTAAAGTCACTTGAATTTGCTGTTTTTTGTTTGTTGGTAGTTTCAGCATCTCTACCACTTTTCCTGATACCATTGACACATTTGCTCTTTTATTCAAGAATCCAAATACTTTGCATATTTTTTCTTCTGCTTCCAAGAAAATAGGTAATAATATAGTTTCACCGtacttaattttttctaaacttCTCTGACTGAAAGTATGCGTAGACATCTcatcaatataatttttcatatagaCTACCGGCTCTTATGATTCCATCTTAGAATTCACTTTTTTCATAACACACTAATTTGTTTGAAACTTATATCTTTGACTTTATCACTATCATTAAGTTTAGATTCTTCACATTGATTGGTATTATTGCTAATATTCTTACATTTGAATCTTTTACCtgaatttttcttttgttcattagtcattaaattatttcacTTATTATTTCACATAGACTTATTTAATTTTCCCATATTACACTAACATTCATCAGGATCACCGAATAtgtcaaaaatattttgatatctGTAACTAGATTCCACCAACTGTAGAAACAATACTCATTGAAtgaaattttgttttataagcATTCCAACTGATAATCAAATAATTCTGTGTCATTTCATTAGGTCTCCATAcctattaaattaataattctaaaatactttaattttacttcgttaagcattttatttaaaatgaagaATACAATTAAAAGAGAGTTGAGTAAAAATTGTCTCATCTTCAAAAGGATGACGTATTTATTTGTCTAAAGGCATTGTCTACAACATCCCCTGAAAAGCATTAAggtaaaatgttttaatttggcataaaatgttaaaagcAGAAGGATTATAGAAACATATCTATATAGATAGGGGAAAACAAGGAGAAATACGTGTAAAATCGGAATTAACTAATAGAGATTCGTATGGTATGGGGTAGTGATTCGAAATCGGTGGAACATCCATGTTAAGcattttacttaaaataaagagtacaattaaaatgaaattaagtAAAAACTGCCTCATCCTTAAGAGGATAACGTATTTATATGTCAGGAAGCGTTGCCTACAACAATTTGTTCAAATAAATTCCAAAATtctttatttgaaattttagtGTTACCATATTCTCGTAGCTGTTAAATTGAGCTTTTATTTTACCTATAACCGTTTCATGCCTAATATCATCTGGTTGCCCTGATATATATTCTTTCACTTCATCTGTAGATTTTATTACCATTATTGCTTTCttcattttatcattttctatACCATCAAGAAGAAAAGTTTTTTGcataaatttgatatatttgtCA is part of the Strongyloides ratti genome assembly S_ratti_ED321, scaffold srae_scaffold0000003 genome and harbors:
- a CDS encoding Reverse transcriptase domain-containing protein — protein: MNQEADRSKMFQTQRLKKTKLNEDILKQAVINTEWQLEGILEEKTNTLTETLIELQKTATTPAVGVRKEWMSPQTLENITKRRKMEHTKNNHLEYLLLSKLIRLKVIEEYNTYKLKKLQEIIQKSITRKLDEAQPRKQAGFKSGYSTIDHTLNQTLERAEEYKLPLVLTYIDYKKAFDSVEINAVINAISKQGIQKQYVKLLKDINRECNTTIKIFHKKLQIPVKRGVCQGDTISPKLFIAVIEEVFSKLDWTKKRILIDGEQLTHLRFADDIVLITHTMEEAEQNLNELNRLSEEIGLRINRKKTQVLRNKTSLQKEFNSIVKLSEESIEEVNNYTYLDQQINNDHNQDEEISRRRIAGWRAFRRISEVMKKLKDYKVRTQLFNSMVLPAMLYGCKTWNLRKSDREKLEVTQRAMEKRILGGTKRDEIYNEDLRKQTNFNDIVQSALTNKLRWAGHIARRMDNRWTQKTTFWRPYDLTRPLK